The following are from one region of the Corylus avellana chromosome ca1, CavTom2PMs-1.0 genome:
- the LOC132165492 gene encoding flowering time control protein FY, producing MMYSADPQQQQQQQQQQQQQQQQQQQQQQQQQQQYNQQQQQGGDFHRGPPPPPPQMMRQPSASSSTLAPEYHHPSAPNPPPPFDAHGDSFAAKRMRKLTQRRAVHYTSTVVRYMQIRMWQRDSRDRTTLQPTPAAAIDVLPTVAYSDNPSTSFAAKFVHTSLNKNRCSINRVLWTPTGRRLITGSQSGEFTLWNGQSFNFEMILQAHDQAIRSMVWSHNDNWMVSGDDGGSIKYWQNNMNNVKANKSAHKESVRDLSFCRTDLKFCSCSDDTTVKVWDFARCQEERSLSGHGWDVKSVDWHPTKSLLVSGGKDNLVKLWDAKTGRELCSFHGHKNVVLCVKWNQNGNWVLTASKDQIIKLYDIRAMKELESFRGHRKDVTALAWHPFHEEYFVSGSFDGSIFHWLVGHETPQVEIPNAHDNAVWDLAWHPIGYLLCSGSNDHTTKFWCRNRPGDTARDKFSMGQTQGYGEQNPVFGGRMTGGFPVPEGPTTPGPFAPGLTRNEGNIPGVGVAMPLSIPSLDPSAQGDQKQPLPGSMPLGAPPLPPGPHPSLLVANQQQAYQQNPQQIPQHHHHQQHQGLPQQMSALPMPPPNMAQLQPPSHMPLLPHPHLSRPPPQMAPLGMPSSIPSSMPGSMPMPGPVGMQGTMNLPQGHFMGLNAMPSGSLSTSGAPPPVGSFPNGLPNMQGPSNASGPQMYPQGGMYNRSQGGQMSMMPGYNPYQSGNQSGMPQHPPPGPPSHTQAPQ from the exons ATGATGTACAGTGCTGATCCtcaacagcaacagcaacagcaacagcaacagcagcagcagcaacagcagcagcagcagcagcaacaacaacaacagcaacagtACAATCAGCAGCAACAGCAAGGTGGGGACTTTCACCGTGGCCCACCCCCTCCGCCTCCGCAAATGATGAGGCAGCCCTCAGCCTCTTCCAGTACTCTCGCCCCAGAATATCACCACCCTTCAGCCCCAAACCCTCCTCCTCCTTTCGACG CTCACGGTGACAGTTTTGCtgcaaaaagaatgagaaagcTTACTCAAAGGAGGGCAGTTCATTATACTAGTACTGTTGTGCGATATATGCAG ATTCGAATGTGGCAGCGAGATTCAAGGGATAGAACAACATTGCAACCTACCCCTGCAGCAGCTATTGAT GTGTTGCCAACAGTTGCCTATTCAGATAATCCATCTACAAGCTTTGCTGCAAAATTTGTACATACATCTTTGAACAAAAACCGTTGTTCAATTAATCGGGTTTTG TGGACTCCTACTGGGAGACGACTAATCACAGGCTCTCAAAGTGGGGAATTCACTCTTTGGAATGGACAGTcctttaattttgaaatgattcTTCAG GCCCATGATCAAGCCATCAGGTCTATGGTATGGAGTCACAATGACAACTGGATGGTCTCTGGTGATGATGGGGGATCAATAAA GTATTGGCAGAATAACATGAATAACGTTAAGGCCAATAAATCTGCTCATAAAGAATCAGTCAGGGACTTAAG TTTCTGTAGGACAGACCTGAAGTTCTGCTCCTGCTCAGATGATACTACTGTTAAAGTTTGGGACTTTGCTCGGTGCCAAGAAGAGCGTTCATTGTCTG GCCATGGTTGGGATGTGAAGAGTGTTGACTGGCACCCTACAAAATCTCTGCTAGTTTCAG GTGGGAAAGACAACCTTGTAAAACTTTGGGATGCCAAAACGGGAAGAGAGCTTTGTTCGTT CCATGGCCACAAAAATGTGGTGCTTTGTGTCAAATGGAACCAAAATGGTAACTGGGTGCTAACTGCTTCAAAGGATCAAATCATCAAG CTCTATGACATTAGGGCTATGAAGGAGCTTGAATCTTTCCGTGGGCATAGGAAAGATGTGACTG CTTTGGCTTGGCATCCGTTTCATGAAGAATACTTTGTCAGTGGGAGTTTTGATGGGTCCATTTTCCATTGGCTTGTTGG GCATGAAACTCCCCAGGTAGAAATTCCTAATGCACATGATAATGCTGTGTGGGACCTTGCATGGCATCCTATAGGATATCTTCTTTGCAG TGGTAGCAATGATCACACTACAAAGTTCTGGTGCAGAAATAGGCCTGGGGACACTGCTCGCGATAAATTTAGCATGGGTCAGACCCAAG GTTATGGTGAGCAAAACCCTGTTTTTGGTGGTCGCATGACTGGTGGTTTCCCGGTACCTGAAGGGCCAACAACTCCTGGACCATTTGCTCCTGGGTTGACTCGAAATGAAGGAAATATTCCTGGTGTTGGAGTTGCAATGCCATTGTCTATTCCATCTCTAGATCCATCAGCTCAGGGAGATCAAAAACAGCCTCTTCCAGGTTCAATGCCTTTAGGGGCGCCTCCTCTCCCTCCTGGTCCACATCCCTCCCTTCTTGTTGCCAACCAGCAGCAGGCATATCAACAAAATCCACAGCAGATCCCacaacaccaccaccaccaacaacaCCAGGGACTCCCACAGCAAATGTCTGCTTTGCCTATGCCACCTCCAAATATGGCACAGCTACAGCCTCCATCTCATATGCCCTTACTTCCGCATCCCCATTTATCTCGGCCTCCACCCCAAATGGCCCCACTTGGTATGCCTTCATCAATCCCATCTTCAATGCCAGGATCGATGCCTATGCCTGGTCCAGTG GGGATGCAAGGTACAATGAATTTACCGCAAGGCCATTTTATGGGCTTGAACGCCATGCCTTCAGGATCTTTATCTACAAGTGGAGCACCTCCACCAGTTGGAAGTTTTCCAAACGGCTTGCCAAATATGCAAGGCCCATCAAATGCAAGTGGGCCCCAAATGTATCCTCAGGGTGGGATGTATAACCGGTCACAAGGTGGACAAATGTCAATGATGCCAGGGTATAATCCCTACCAG TCTGGTAATCAGTCTGGTATGCCTCAACACCCGCCACCAGGTCCACCATCGCACACCCAAGCACCTCAATAG
- the LOC132185414 gene encoding uncharacterized protein At5g39865, protein MAEFENNVEFSGKSKPSSSLFFNRSLTLRAPLKPYLQAGLERTASGPLKRFYNPMESVRSAGNSIKGKVKQLCSIFETPKSPEEPKFKLKAAPKSVESVPDISSTIRLSGTEDRIVVYLTSLRGIRRTYEDCYAVRMIFRGFRVWVDERDVSMDSAYRRELQSVLGEKNVTLPQVFVRGKYLGGAEMIKQLFEIGEMGKILQGFPVREPGFVCDSCGDVRFVPCTNCDGSRKLFDEEEDRVKRCLECNENGLIRCPDCCS, encoded by the coding sequence ATGGCAGAATTCGAAAATAACGTGGAATTCTCCGGCAAATCCAAGCCTTCCTCCTCCTTGTTCTTCAACCGCTCGCTTACCTTGCGCGCGCCACTGAAACCCTACCTCCAGGCTGGTCTGGAACGAACTGCGTCCGGTCCGTTGAAGCGATTCTACAACCCCATGGAATCGGTCCGGTCTGCCGGGAATTCCATCAAAGGTAAGGTCAAGCAGCTCTGCAGTATCTTTGAGACCCCGAAAAGCCCCGAGGAACCGAAATTCAAGCTCAAAGCGGCTCCGAAATCGGTCGAATCGGTTCCGGATATTTCCTCTACGATCCGGTTATCCGGCACGGAGGACCGGATCGTGGTGTACTTAACGAGTTTGCGCGGGATTCGGAGGACCTACGAGGACTGTTACGCGGTGCGGATGATATTTCGGGGATTTCGGGTGTGGGTCGACGAGCGGGACGTGTCGATGGACTCGGCGTACCGGAGGGAGCTCCAGAGCGTGTTGGGAGAGAAGAATGTGACTCTGCCGCAGGTCTTTGTGCGAGGGAAATACCTGGGTGGCGCTGAAATGATCAAACAGCTATTCGAAATTGGCGAAATGGGGAAAATTCTTCAAGGGTTTCCGGTTCGGGAACCTGGGTTCGTCTGCGACAGCTGCGGCGATGTGCGGTTCGTGCCGTGCACGAATTGCGATGGGAGTAGGAAGTTGTTTGATGAGGAGGAAGACAGGGTGAAGAGGTGCTTGGAGTGCAATGAGAACGGGTTGATTCGGTGCCCGGATTGCTGTTCTTGA
- the LOC132163777 gene encoding protein SENSITIVITY TO RED LIGHT REDUCED 1, which translates to MSASAKTLTIADRTLNGGWTVVLPRRGRRKPLPRIRSLEQQPWAPSDLEIDPIRKSKLIHKMQICMNKIESSPFYHTLMDQIQTPEILGHFYRVLDSESKMQMVIYGIGSIESYETPRLQLSLAILLKKKLNWIGDIEVFDPILSATESQVLEALGCSVISVNEQGQRCAQKPTMFFMPHCEAELYDNLLRANWRVDLLNRVVLFGNSFETYEQHVSEFKNSVVVDTARHILGIRQFTKEFRIKTVSDDYFGAFHDSSWHFFGPVLETELRQYI; encoded by the coding sequence ATGTCAGCGTCTGCAAAAACCCTCACCATTGCTGATCGAACTTTAAATGGAGGCTGGACAGTTGTTTTACCCCGTCGTGGCAGGAGAAAACCTTTGCCCAGAATTAGATCTTTGGAACAACAACCATGGGCTCCAAGTGATCTTGAAATTGATCCTATCAGAAAGTCTAAGTTAATACACAAGATGCAGATTTGCATGAATAAAATTGAGAGCTCTCCATTCTACCATACTTTAATGGATCAAATCCAAACTCCAGAAATCTTGGGTCACTTTTATAGGGTCTTAGATTCTGAGTCAAAGATGCAAATGGTAATTTATGGTATAGGCAGCATTGAGTCATATGAAACCCCTCGATTGCAGCTTAGCCTTGCAATCTTgttgaaaaaaaagttaaattggaTTGGAGATATTGAGGTTTTTGATCCTATTCTTTCTGCAACTGAATCTCAGGTATTGGAAGCCCTAGGTTGTTCTGTTATATCAGTAAATGAGCAAGGGCAGCGATGTGCTCAAAAGCCGACAATGTTCTTTATGCCACACTGTGAGGCAGAGTTGTACGACAATCTGTTGCGGGCAAATTGGAGGGTGGATCTGTTGAATCGTGTAGTCTTGTTTGGGAATAGCTTTGAGACATATGAGCAGCATGTCTCAGAGTTTAAGAACTCAGTTGTTGTTGATACGGCAAGGCATATCTTGGGTATTCGACAATTTACAAAGGAGTTCAGAATCAAGACAGTTTCAGATGACTATTTTGGTGCTTTCCATGATTCAAGTTGGCATTTTTTCGGTCCGGTTCTTGAGACAGAGCTGCGGCAGTACATCTAA
- the LOC132173069 gene encoding F-box/kelch-repeat protein At3g23880-like gives MSTYLPEEIVLNILTLLPPKTLLRFRCVCQTWRTTLIGNPDFFTQNILNQSILRFSDRPSPLLLAEANGGWNDYFKKDFYFLSDQSLECHSQIILKGRRFFRFMLVASCNGLLCLSDYTLNIIYLWNPATSDTPKSLLLHPPHLANPFRPVGRYLVPAGLQLDTVGFGFDRRSNDFKVLTISHVRSSRNTCFFFNHPVRFQPKVYSLRTGTWRLLDLRVPFEQTPNLEPFPNFPTTAADGIFFWWAVADRSSYNHKYNEKIVAFDFNHELFRTTPLPDGADSTYYSCFDFTVLNGSLTIMGFPFEMMRRSRSSCGLVIWVLFEFGVKESWTKLINLRLSIENPGRPLGLWKNRELIIQNAKGQLILYNLLTHTKKEVVSTHRNTLPLPPVFRLKGFPYTSSNSMRRGRIELEWNI, from the coding sequence ATGTCAACCTATCTGCCTGAAGAAATTGTGCTGAATATTCTCACCCTCCTGCCCCCAAAAACCCTACTCCGATTCAGGTGCGTTTGCCAAACCTGGCGTACTACTCTCATCGGAAATCCTGATTTCTTTACCCAAAACATCCTTAACCAATCCATTCTCCGATTCTCCGATCGTCCTTCTCCTCTCCTTCTCGCCGAAGCCAATGGAGGATGGAACGATTATTTCAAGAAGGATTTTTACTTCCTCTCTGACCAGAGCCTGGAGTGCCACTCTCAAATTATTCTCAAGGGAAGACGTTTCTTTCGATTTATGCTTGTGGCGTCCTGTAATGGTTTACTCTGTCTTTCCGACTACACTCTCAACATAATCTATCTGTGGAACCCCGCCACGTCAGACACTCCCAAGTCTCTCCTGCTCCACCCGCCCCACCTGGCCAACCCGTTCCGGCCGGTTGGTAGGTATCTGGTCCCCGCTGGCTTACAGCTGGACACCGTCGGATTCGGTTTCGACCGGAGATCCAACGACTTCAAGGTGCTGACGATTAGTCATGTTCGTAGCTCTCGCAACACTTGTTTCTTCTTCAATCATCCAGTTCGCTTCCAACCGAAAGTATATAGCCTGAGGACCGGGACCTGGAGACTGCTTGACCTACGAGTGCCGTTTGAGCAAACTCCAAACTTAGAGCCATTTCCAAACTTTCCGACCACTGCGGCGGATGGGATTTTTTTCTGGTGGGCGGTGGCGGATCGAAGCTCTTATAATCATAAATATAATGAGAAAATTGTTGCCTTCGACTTCAACCACGAGTTGTTCCGAACAACTCCACTCCCGGACGGTGCAGATTCCACATATTACTCCTGCTTTGATTTCACGGTGCTAAATGGGTCCCTCACCATTATGGGTTTCCCGTTTGAGATGATGAGAAGAAGCAGAAGCAGCTGTGGATTGGTgatatgggttttgtttgaatttggtGTGAAGGAGTCGTGGACTAAACTCATAAATCTTCGGCTCTCAATAGAAAATCCGGGAAGGCCATTGGGTTTGTGGAAAAACAGAGAGTTGATTATACAGAATGCGAAGGGGCAGCTGATTTTGTACAATCTTTTAACCCACACAAAGAAGGAAGTTGTTTCAACTCATCGGAACACCCTACCATTACCGCCGGTTTTTCGTTTAAAAGGTTTTCCCTACACGAGTTCGAACTCGATGAGGCGGGGAAGGATTGAGTTGGAGTGGAATATTTGA